A genomic window from Salvia hispanica cultivar TCC Black 2014 chromosome 5, UniMelb_Shisp_WGS_1.0, whole genome shotgun sequence includes:
- the LOC125189070 gene encoding flotillin-like protein 4 produces MVMMYKVARASEYLVITGGWIKDMKLTRKSWVLPGQTYTRIDLSPVNYTFEVQAMSAEKLPFILPAVFTIGPRTDDHESLLKYAKLMSSHDTTSNHVTELVEGVIEGETRVLAASMTMEDIFKGTKQFKQEVFDKVQLELNQFGLLIYNANVKQLVDVQGHEYFSYLGQKIQMEAANQARIDVAEAKMKGEVGAKLRDGQTKQNAAKIDAETKIVSTQRHGEGKKQECKVETEVKIYQNQQEAMAAEANAQLAMKKAGWAKEAEVAQVESKKAVAIREAELQREVERMNALTTTEKLKADFLTKANVEFETKSQEANSALYAQQKLAEAYLYQKQKESEALKAAAEAELYQRKQKVEGDLYAKKKEAEGLTALAEAQGIYIRAILSAFGGNYAAMRDYLMINGGVFQELAKTNAEAVRGLQPNLSIWTNGDSAAATNDAMKEVAGIYKMLPPLLKTVHEQTGMLPPSWMPQLTDQQPIAKI; encoded by the coding sequence ATGGTGATGATGTATAAAGTAGCTCGAGCATCGGAATACCTTGTGATAACGGGAGGATGGATCAAGGACATGAAGCTGACTCGGAAGTCGTGGGTGCTTCCTGGGCAAACATACACCCGAATCGACCTCTCCCCTGTGAACTACACCTTCGAGGTCCAAGCCATGAGCGCGGAGAAGCTCCCCTTCATCCTCCCGGCTGTGTTCACCATCGGCCCCCGCACAGACGACCACGAGAGCCTCCTCAAGTACGCAAAGCTCATGTCCTCCCACGACACCACCTCCAACCACGTGACCGAGCTGGTGGAGGGCGTGATCGAGGGTGAGACCAGGGTTCTGGCTGCATCCATGACCATGGAGGACATCTTCAAGGGCACCAAGCAGTTCAAGCAAGAGGTGTTCGACAAAGTCCAGCTCGAACTCAACCAGTTCGGCCTCCTCATCTACAACGCCAACGTCAAGCAGCTCGTCGACGTCCAAGGCCACGAGTACTTCTCCTATCTCGGCCAGAAGATCCAGATGGAAGCCGCCAACCAGGCCAGAATTGACGTTGCCGAGGCCAAGATGAAGGGCGAGGTTGGCGCCAAGCTCCGAGATGGCCAGACCAAACAGAATGCTGCTAAGATCGACGCCGAGACCAAGATCGTGTCCACCCAGAGGCACGGAGAAGGCAAGAAACAGGAATGCAAGGTGGAGACCGAGGTCAAGATTTACCAGAACCAGCAGGAGGCCATGGCTGCCGAAGCCAACGCCCAACTCGCTATGAAGAAAGCTGGATGGGCCAAGGAGGCTGAAGTGGCGCAGGTGGAGTCCAAGAAAGCAGTGGCCATCCGTGAGGCAGAACTCCAGAGAGAAGTCGAGAGAATGAACGCACTCACAACCACAGAAAAGCTCAAGGCTGATTTCCTCACCAAAGCCAACGTAGAGTTTGAAACCAAGTCGCAGGAAGCCAACTCCGCCTTGTACGCCCAACAAAAACTTGCGGAAGCTTATCTCTACCAGAAGCAGAAAGAGTCGGAGGCGCTCAAGGCTGCAGCAGAGGCTGAGTTATATCAACGCAAGCAGAAGGTGGAGGGCGACCTCTACGCCAAGAAGAAGGAAGCCGAAGGCCTCACGGCTCTGGCCGAGGCTCAAGGGATCTACATACGCGCCATTCTCAGTGCATTCGGAGGAAACTATGCGGCCATGAGGGATTACTTGATGATAAATGGGGGAGTCTTTCAAGAACTTGCAAAGACCAATGCCGAGGCCGTGCGCGGACTCCAGCCCAACCTCAGCATCTGGACCAACGGAGACTCTGCTGCTGCTACTAATGATGCCATGAAGGAAGTTGCTGGGATATATAAGATGCTCCCTCCCTTGCTCAAAACGGTGCACGAACAAACTGGGATGCTTCCACCCTCATGGATGCCTCAACTAACAGATCAACAACCTATCGCTAAAATCTAG